The Oryza brachyantha chromosome 6, ObraRS2, whole genome shotgun sequence region TCTTAGGTTGTCTTGGAACGTACGTAAGCATGGGGATATATCGTACGTGATCGGTCAGTTCACGTGCTTCGAACGATTCATGCGTACATATACTCATTGaccttgttttgttgttttcctgttatatatttctatatatctaTGCACGCATAAAACGAAAAGTACAATATACACTAAGCCACGTCACCCAAAAATCTTGACCACTGATCATGTTTCGGAGGACTAGATGAAGGTCTCGAGATTGATCATATGAAACTGAAATTAAGCAgttggaaaggaaaaaaaaatatgttagtaGGTGGTAGACTGGTTTTGATCAATTCAGTTTTAATTAGTCTTGCTATGCTTAtgatcgttttttttttcgaagtTCCCGGAGTACctgaaaaaattattattacagatccacacacacacacatatatatatatatatatatattgcagaGTGATGGTCATACGAAAAAAAGTATAGTATGATTAGATGAGATATCATATGTCAACCAAAGGATTAGGGCGAATTTGATGTTAAAAACGTAGATATACGAAGTTAGTGTCCCTAAATGGTTGTTTAAGTTATGTAGTGAGGATGACATGTGGCATAATTTACCTAGTAGGAAATATATGAAGAATCAAATAATCACACAAGTTCAGAGAAAACCGGGGGACTTCACCTTTGAGCAAAGCCTATAAAAGTTGAAGACATGTTTTTAAGTATGAGAACTTTTGTGATTAAGAATGGAAAACATGTTAGTTTTTGGGAGGATAGGCGGATTGATAATGATTCTTTTACAGAGCAGTATCTGTCTCTATATAACATTGTTTGCAAGAAAAATGCATCAATAGCAACTGCGTTTAATTAATTCTGTCTCATTAAATGTATGTTTTGAAGAGCTTTCTTGAgccaaaatatcttttttatgaaattatatataatgtatgtaCTCCatagtataagctattctactCCACTCTTCCAAGGCCCATCCTACCTCCTACCCTCCTTGTTTAAAGGCTGGTGAAAGGGTTAATCCCGTGGGTCAACCTCTTTATGGGCTTCCCTTCATGTCTATATAAGCTCACCTCTCGTTTCACaggaattgtgcagtaacacgacgacaaaaatacagtaacacaaCGACTAATTTACAGTAACATCGTCAAAACATACTCatgagggatctacttttttagaataatttttttcaaacactATGGTACAcaagttcttaaaaaataatatatgaggtgagagataaagttgtttaaaagtttaaaatcttaagaaatatctatatgtgCAATAATGATGCGTCTCCTATACAGTAATAACGTTatgtctataaaatatatgtatcgttactgcacaattgcagtaacaTCGCGATATATGTGCAGTAACATTGCGATATATGTGCAGTAACATGTGTGTTGCACTATTGCAGTAACGTcatgataaaaatacagtaacatcatgatAGAAGTACAGTAATATCATAACTTTATATGACTTTATATTGTTGTTACAgtacaactaatgcatgtgCGAGAgctcaaaatattgtattctcaatctttagagagcaatatctcatgcgttttatattatttttcaaaatcgTTTTCACCAcgttggttaaaaaaatatgatttaaaaaactagatctgtcatgactatattttgacgctgttactgtattttataaaacatgttactgtatttttggcttcgtgttactgcatttttCAGATAGATGAGAGTTGGCGAATATGGGGTGTGGAGGAAGGTCAAATGGGAGAGGTATTGGGCCTTATGAGGGATGGTgtatagaatagcttattctaagagaggtgcacatattagttttgatatatatatatatatatatatatatatatatatatatatatatatatatatatatatatatatatatatatatatatatataaagaaacaaTAGAAACCAGGGATATTACATAGGTGCAGTTTCCAAAGATTATATGAAGTATATACAAAGCTTAGAGAATGTCCAAGAACGAATAAAATAGGGGCCATGGATATCCAGCCTAGAGGCACGCGAGTGATGTACCCCTCTGTATTTTAGATGACATCGCTAAATTTTTGTTACaggttttattgtttatattatttaaaaaatttatataattatgacttttttgttgcggttgaatttataactaaatatattttaagtataGCAATTAAAGGTAGGATGCTAATGAAATTCTAACGAGGATGTTATTGTTGAACGAAGTCGTTTGTATGATGATGTTTCATAGGACTCCGGCCCACTTGTCGACGAAATTTCTTACAATTAGATATTTgtcaatggtatttcttaactttttaagttttttttacaatttacgTGTAATTTAGCGTGCAACTTGCATCCTTATGCTAAAAGACCATGAGTTAGTTTGGCTTGGAGCCTAAATAGGCGTTCTCAAATTTTTGTACATGCGTATATTTTGAGATGACCAAAATTGGGGAAGATCAAATCATGTTTTGTTAGTAGTCAAAATTGACCATCCCGACTATGTGGCTCTtttttacatacatacatacatacatacatacatacatacatacatcgcgccccccccccacacacacacacacacacacatatatatatatatatatatatatatatatatatatatatatatatatatatatatatatattagattcTGCTGCTAATTGTAGCTAATTCCTACACGTCTAGGGTGTAGAGAGACTTCCATACCTGTTTCTACACTCAGCCAATTAGCATAAGTATAATCAGAAAGATGAGGGTGTAAAGTAGTTGAGATTTAGTAACTGGGCAGTATAACCCAACATGCTCAATATAATGTTACGTTTCGCCATTTTCTGAAAGTCACGGAAGTCGCTAACAGCGACCATTCTATTATGACTTAGCACCGACATGGCTTTAGGCAACTTCCGAGAAGATATGGATGAGAATTTTTCAACCATAGCCTGGAAAAATGCGCAGACTATCAGTTCTTGTTATTTATAGTCCAATATAAGATCATTAATAATATCTTGATTTATACAATCCCATCAAGTAAccatacaagaaaaataaaacaaaacataatatataatacagTCTTATGTAAAACCAATCACCACACTTGCCCAAAGTAAAGGGAGAATATGTGCAAATTAGCATGTAACTTCTAAAAAGGGACAACATGCAAGCTACCTTCTTGGCTACTTCAGTTGAATTGGGCACAACTACCGAGGATGCTCCGGTCTTTATAGTGTATATTGGCCCATAAGTTTTAGACCATTTTGCAAATGTCGGggcttcttttctttcaattGATGCAGATTTTCGATAATGGGTAAACCAGGGATAGTTgcattacaaaaatattaataatatgagTACTAATTAAACCCCTTTATAGTGGTGTAAAGTTTGAAATGAGTTTTGTTGTTAAgtcgtctctaaatattttaattaacatTCACTGATTCTCGCTATCTTTCCTTTCCCTGtgtcattttttattaggAATATCATGCTACTTGTGCACATAGTAGTCAGTAGACGATGACATATGGAGTAAAGTAAACATACTAAGATGAGCTAAGAGGATTAAATGGATGCATACACTATTTTGCACTCTCAACCCACGGAAGTACTATTGGGCTAGCCAAATAACTATATATCGATAGTATTTATGTagatgagcaattttacggtacttAAGAAGATACCAGGAGGTAccatttttctatgtaaaattttgatacctcttgataCTTTATTGTAAATTTGCTCATTCTGAAAGGATCTAGAATAACTATCAAATGGAAGAAAGTAGATGGATGTGGACACTAGAGTAAAGGATGATGACATGCAATACATTGTTCTCTGTTGTATTAGAATATTTAACCTTCTACACATTCTTGAGTGTTTTGTCTTAATTAAAGCCTACTTTGGTAGAGCTCCAACTCCAATACAAGCAGAGTCTAGAGTGGAGCTGCTCATAACCAACTCCACGTTtctaatccatttttttttcaaatcacTCTAGCCTACTCCACTTCCATTTTGTATGGAGCTGAAACCGTTTGGTTGAGTTCTAGCTCTACAATAGGTGAAAGCTAATGAGCCATTCCTAGACATTTCTTAGCAAGAAACGAAAcacttattaatttttttcttgagtgGTAAATCGTATGAAACATTTATGGGTCTGCCTAGtggtcaaatgtttaaaaattttaatttcattaattaaatccGGTCGCCGTCGTTAGATGATAATCTTAATGTATGCACGGAAGTtcaaaaatctcatacacATACTCCCCTCCAGCCTCCCATGTATTGCGCGtgtgtttgacagaaaaaaaaaaaaaccaaatatttgatcgatagcaaaagtaaacatttatttttgtatcaCGAAACACCGTGAAACAACTTGTAAATATTGGACATCCGGTGCCTATAGTCATGTCCaaattcttatttttataaacaacAACTTTTAGTTACTgctctctccgttttataatgtaagactttttagtcttgcctaaatttatacgaatgctaatgaatctaggcatatatataaattatatgcattcataaattgataaatttagctAAGGGTGTAGTATTAGTTTAGTCACTCAACGCGCCATGCAGGCAGCAGGTCGtgctagctcgatcgatcacacCCTTCCTCTCGGCTCGAGGTGGACGTGCAGCGGGTCAAGCTTCAGTGCGGTGAACTGCATGGTGTCCTCCTTGCCGCTGTCGCCCTCCCGCAGCGCCCACCGGAACTCCTGCACGaggcgcgcgacggcgacggacacGACGTTCATGGCCTGCAGGCTCCCCGCGCAGATCCGCTTCCCGGCGCCGAACGCCAGCGTCTTGTACCTGTCCTCCACCTCGAagccctcgccgccgaggaACCTCTCCGGTGCCCACTCCTCCGGCGAGTCCCACGCCCTCTTGTCCATGTGGCAGCCGTACAGGTTGATCATCAGCTGGGTGCCCGCGGGGACGTCGTAGCCGGCGAGCGTGGTGTCGCGGTTGACGAGCCTCGGGGGCAGCACGGGCACCGGGGAGTGGAGCCGCAGCGTCTCGTGGAAGACGGCGTTGAGGTACGGCAGCCGGGGCAGGTCCTCCTCGGTGACGGCCCGGCCGCCGCAGACCTCCTGGATCTCTTGGTGAAGCAGTTCCTGATGGAGATGTTCGAGTGTCAGTCTGGTTCTGAAATGCATCCGACATAAGGATGCATCTTCcatagcaaaataaattaatttttcagtttttagataaaatatttgattttttgtcttatttaacttttttatgattaattttttattataaaattataaaatatgaatagtattttacacacgactaatttttttattttttaaatttttcaaaaataataactgATAGTCAAACGAACGAAGAAATGCTTATTCAGGCGGAGACACGGAGTACTATCAACTTCAGTGTCAAATCAATCAATTAGTTTCTTGCCTGTTTGTCTGGGTTCTTGGCAATCTCGTACATTGTCCATTCCGTGCTCACCAGGACAGTGTCCGCAGAACCAAGGATGGACTCCCACAGAAACAGCAGCATTTGGTAGTCATCTGCTGTGAGCGGTGTGCTGTTATGTTCCAGCAAGAAGTCCATGTAGCATGTCCTTGCCTGCATCCATGTATCACAACAATTCTTTCAGATGATCTTCAGACATAAGTTCTTTTCTAAAAGtttgtacgtacgtacctctCCGCGTTCAATTCTTTCCTTCTGCTTCTTGATCAACGCGCGCATCACAGCGTTTCGTCTTGCTTCTGCAGTAAACAGTGTTGTTTCGAAGCTCTTGTTTGGAATCCAGCGGAGGTAGGGGAAGTACTCTCTCCAGTCTGCCATGACTGCACACATCAAGATGTCATGCACAAGGACATGGAAGATCTCGTCCTTGGATATCTCCCTCCCAAACTCTTCCACATACACTGAACTCACATCCTCGCCTAAAGTCTGAAAATTGCAACACTCATGATCAGCACGGTTATTAGCTCATAACAATCATGATCAGGGCCACTAATTACTCTGGAACTGAAACAAGCGTGATCAGTTCCAGAAGCAACAACTGGACCATTTGAAACAATCGTGATCATTTGTGATCAGTGCTCTGAAATTGAAACAATCGTGATCATTTCCAGAGTTGCAAGTTCAGAGGCAATACAAACCTGGGTCAAGGACAAGCCCAAGAGCTCAGTAATGTAAACGTCTCTGAAGTTCAGAGGGGAATGTGGGTCAGCAGTAACCGATTTATGCAAATTGCTTAACACGTTACTGACCATCCTTTCTCTTGCACCGCGAAACAGTTTCTGAAATTTGTACAACCGTTGCATTGTTAGAGCTTAACTAATTGAGTGTGACTGGTACGGTGGTACCCAAAAAACTCTATTAAATAAGGAGGTCATGCTTTGGCGATTtcattaaaaagccaaacgatatatttacagacaaaaataaagttgtcATATACGTGCTCTTAGTGATCTagaaacataggatcaaatttaaagtataaaattaaaattttgacttataagcataagtaagaAAGACGAAGGTGGAAAGTAGTTGAGATTTGTACCTGGGCAGAATAACCCAACATGCTCACCATAACGTTACGTTTTGCCATTTTCTGGAAGTCACCGTAGTCGCTGATGGTGACCATTCTATTACGACTTAGCACAGATATGGCTTTAGGCGACTTCCGAGCAGATATGGATGAGAATTTTTCAACCAAAGCCTGGAAAAGTTGCACATACTATCAGTTATTGTTATTTATAGTCCAATAtaagataataataatatcttGATTTATACGATCACATCaagtaactatatatatatatatatatatattcgatattataaaaagaaataataagaaataatGATTCTGCTTGCTTTTGTCCGTCATCCATCTACTGCGCCGTCACAATATGTATAACTCTCCTTCTCCTGCCCAGTCTGATCACGAAATGAGTTGACAGTCCATTGGTAAGCCTATCGATCAGCTATAGGGCCTGTTTAGGGGAGTTTTTTCTAACTGtagtttttctcaaaaactatTTCTGTCAGAAGTAgattccaaaaaataaactaagaagccAGAAGCTGGGTTCTAgagtttttcaaatttttagaagcTGACTACTAAACAGTTGTTTCTTAAAATCTAAACCTTCCCGAACAGCCTGATAGCCAAGATGTCTTCAGTTCGATCCCCAGTTGATGCCactatattattttcatttctgctAGCTGCAAAGCAAATTGAAGATGCATTtgcctgtttattttttaatttcggCTAGCTGAAAAACTAACCAACGAGGCATTTGcctggtttttttaaaaaataagatcggtaaaaaaatgaaaattaatatttttattaaataaaaaaatcaaagggtgTAGAACTCAGAGAACTTGGTTGAAAATTGTTAATAAGGTTTAGTGTGCAGTAATTTTTATGATGTTGAACACAATttaatattatcaaatataagcTTCTTGGTGCAACGAATACTTttcaaaagttattttataatttattttattttgtataattaaaattaacttgaccgGTGCAATGCACGGTAATTTTTTGCTATatctattaatataaaaattaattgtgtTTTTGTTCTCCGTCCATATGCCCGAGTGGTCTACCTTGAGTGGGCTGCGGCATGCAGCATAGTGACAGTACGTTTGCTTCCTAAGCAAAAGGTCGCAAGTTCGATCCTCACCAGGAACATGCTTTgtgtttatttcttttcttagtTGTCTGTCCAAAACTGTTGTTTCGACATGATTCACACTTGACCCTAGTAAAAAGGAAAGCTAAGCTTCGTACCTCATTGGTTAAGGCATTGGTCCTAGACCTACATGTGCTATGTTTAAATAATAGCAAAgtcatatttaatttctttttgtcaATTACTTACCAGTACGATCAATCCAGTGAGAACACcatttacctttattttttaaaataaactccaagtggaaatataattaacaacaaaaaaaataatcgaaTAAAGTAGAACTCGGATAACTTGCCCATGTGTCTCTATCTTTTTTCATTATCGAAAGAACacctatcttatttaattagtttataatattgagcataatttattattagctTCTGGAGGTAACGTATACATCTCAAATCAATTATATGTTGAACACAATTTACTATTCCTGATTTAatgtgtaatttatttttaaatattattttaatttacataattaaaataaacttgaCCCAGTATAACGCACTAGCATAtttctagtatatatatgtgcaaacatacattttatttggaagatttaattttggttatatttttatcgtatttatcatactttatctttttttatttaattttaaatagcttaaaacacatatatcaaaattttacccaATTCCTTTTTATGACATTTTATAATAGCCATAGGTGGAAAAATCATGAGAATGCTCCAGAGTCGTGCACCGGCGGTGGGGCACTGGACAATAGCCCATGCGACAATGCGGTTGACCAGTAAATGCACTAACCAATCACCGCACTTGCCCAAAGTAAAAGGCGACTACGGCTGCGTTTATTTCCCAAAAATTTAGGTCACATCGTTCTGTAccgtcatatatttaaagtattaaacgtagtctagttataaaataaattttaaattacgCCCgtaaatcgtgagacgaattttttgagcctaattaatccgtcatcaGCACAtgggttaccgtagcacttatggctaatcatgcactaattaggctcaaaagattcgtctcacaatttttcCCAtagctgtgtaattagttttaatgttcatatataattaatgatttatttaggtgtctaaagattcaatgtgatgtttttgaaactaaatatGGCCTATGTTTAAATTAGCATGTAAGAGCATCTCAAACGGtctctctaaatttaacttttcaaATATCTATTTGACCACTCTACATTTCATTCGTCAATTCAAATTCCTTTTTTACTCCAACAGTCTTTCTATCCATCCTCTCTATTTCAAGTCTATAACAGCATgaccccacatgtcagtctCTATCCTTTTctcaatctctccctctccctctcctctccctctccctccttatCTTCCGTCCAACAGCGACGAGGCGGGACAGCGAGGAGCGTCGCCAcaacagcggcgacgacggccttCGACGatagctgcggcggcgcgggtgagGCGGCAGCAGGCGGCGTGGCCTCGGGGGGCGGTAGGCGGTGACACGACGCCGCGCTAGTGTGCAGAGGAGGCGGGGCAGTGTGGGGTGGGCGGAGGCCGGCAGCCAATGATTGCCTGAcatggagggaggagaggggagagagaggcttGGGCCATGTTTGGTAGGTCTTTCTTGGCTGGCCAAAGTTGACCAGTTGTGGGAGTAGTTTGGTCAGCCGGAttgccaaattttagcttagagAGTTATTTGGTCATGTTGTTGGAGAACTCTAATATCTGAAAAACGACAACATGCACGTTACCTCCTTGGCTACTTCAGTTGAATTGAGCACTACTACCGAGAAAGCTCCGGTCTTTATAGTGTATATTGGCCCATAAGTTTCAGACCATTTTGTAAATGTCTGATGGggcttcttttctttcaattGATGCAGATTTCCGATGATGGGTAAACCAGGGATAGctgcattaaaaaataataatcatatgagtactaattaataaaCCCCATTGTAGTGGTGTAAAATTTggaatgagttttttttggtaagtCGTCTCTGCATAAATATGAGtcatggaaatatttttaattaacattCACTGATTCTAGCTATCTTTCCTTTCCCTGCACATAGTAGATGATGTACATACGGAGTAAACATACTAAGATGAGCTAAGAGTATCAAATGGATGCATACACTATTTTGCACTCTCAACCCACAGAAGTACTATTGGGCTAGCCAAATAACTATATATCTGAAAGGATCTATAATAACTACTTCTATTTTGCTAGTTAATATTATCATAACTAAGTTACTTGAA contains the following coding sequences:
- the LOC102700808 gene encoding ent-sandaracopimaradiene 3-hydroxylase-like; this translates as MESLLAAGAGGAAAAAAAAAAVGGLVAAATLTAAQPKNRPNAPPAIPGLPIIGNLHQLKEKKPHQTFTKWSETYGPIYTIKTGAFSVVVLNSTEVAKEALVEKFSSISARKSPKAISVLSRNRMVTISDYGDFQKMAKRNVMVSMLGYSAQKLFRGARERMVSNVLSNLHKSVTADPHSPLNFRDVYITELLGLSLTQTLGEDVSSVYVEEFGREISKDEIFHVLVHDILMCAVMADWREYFPYLRWIPNKSFETTLFTAEARRNAVMRALIKKQKERIERGEARTCYMDFLLEHNSTPLTADDYQMLLFLWESILGSADTVLVSTEWTMYEIAKNPDKQELLHQEIQEVCGGRAVTEEDLPRLPYLNAVFHETLRLHSPVPVLPPRLVNRDTTLAGYDVPAGTQLMINLYGCHMDKRAWDSPEEWAPERFLGGEGFEVEDRYKTLAFGAGKRICAGSLQAMNVVSVAVARLVQEFRWALREGDSGKEDTMQFTALKLDPLHVHLEPRGRV